The window ACGCCGAAAAACGCGGCGTGTTTGACGGGCAACCTGCAGGTAACGTTCGTGACATCACGGAACTGGCACATCAATTAAACCAAATCAGCGAAGAGGAATATGCCCTGGTGCGCGAACGCGACCGCCTGCGCGATACCGTTATCCATGTCGATGATTTCCCACATGATCTGGGCCTGACAAAAATGCAGACAGCAACAGGTTCTTCAACATTCAATACCTCCAAGGAATCCTGACTATGACATTCAAACCTGTTTATGTCGTCGATGGTGCCAGAACACCCTTTCTAAAAGTGCGCGGTGGCCCCGGACCTTTTTCTGCCGCTGATCTGGCGGTGCAGGCCGCACGTGCCCTGCTGCTGCGTCAGCCCATCGAGCCAACGGTCCTGTCTGAAGTCATTGTAGGCTGCGCTGCGCCGACCCCCGATGAGACCAATATCGGGCGCGTGGTTGGCCTGCGCGTGGGCACGGGCCATCGGGTGCCGGCCTGGACCGTCATGCGCAACTGCGCCTCGGGCATGCAGGCACTCGATTCGGCCTGCGCCAATATTCAAACGGGACGTTCCGACCTGGTTCTGGCTTGCGGTACCGATGCACTGTCGCGCGCACCCTTGCTGTTTTCCGATGCGATGGTGAACTGGCTGGCGAAATGGAATGGTGCAAAATCCACCGGCCAGAAGCTGGGTCTGTTGCGCCAGTTCAAGCTGAGCAACCTGGCACCGGTCATCGGCCTGCTCAAAGGGCTGACCGATCCGGTGATCGGCATTTCCATGGGCCAGACCGCTGAAAATCTCGCCTGGGAATTTGGCATCACACGTCGCGAAATGGATGCCTTCAGTGTGCGCAGCCATGAACGTGCTATTACTGGCCGGAACCGCCATGCGTTCGCGGAAATTGAGCCGATCATCGACGCAAAGGGCAATGCCTACACCGAAGACGACGGTATCCGCAACGACTCCACCATCGAGAAGCTGGGTAAG of the Advenella mimigardefordensis DPN7 genome contains:
- a CDS encoding acetyl-CoA C-acetyltransferase — encoded protein: MTFKPVYVVDGARTPFLKVRGGPGPFSAADLAVQAARALLLRQPIEPTVLSEVIVGCAAPTPDETNIGRVVGLRVGTGHRVPAWTVMRNCASGMQALDSACANIQTGRSDLVLACGTDALSRAPLLFSDAMVNWLAKWNGAKSTGQKLGLLRQFKLSNLAPVIGLLKGLTDPVIGISMGQTAENLAWEFGITRREMDAFSVRSHERAITGRNRHAFAEIEPIIDAKGNAYTEDDGIRNDSTIEKLGKLKPVFDKPSGSITAGNSSQVTDGGTALLLASEEAVSKWNLQPLGRIVDAQWAALDPAQMGLGPVHASVPILQRHGLGLNDLDLWEINEAFAAQVLGCIRAFESEKYCQTHFGIPALGTLDQDKLNVDGGAIALGHPVGASGARIVLHLLQALRARSLKRGIASICIGGGQGGAMLVETMQ